Proteins from a genomic interval of Zonotrichia leucophrys gambelii isolate GWCS_2022_RI chromosome 5, RI_Zleu_2.0, whole genome shotgun sequence:
- the LOC135448602 gene encoding SERTA domain-containing protein 2-like, translating into MLGRGLKRKLSDYEESMAGLSSAFDSSRGLSYPLKRQLVLNMCLTKLQTYKMLVEPNLHRSVLIANTVRQIQEEMRQESSQQPVSICPGIAPAAHSYPGMEAPGISLQLPAGVGQQESHCCELRSVEDPIESSLLIVSDDDMSSAISSILKDLDFVEDISPPTCLVPTGDDQPKFPENTGLKLEDDRQDLKGAECVFGSFEISNSTSYLKDLAIDDIFEDIDTSMYDSDFCCPPLMPPRSPSLATEEPLKTFPSCNSSSANNIQICRTDLSELDHIMEILVGS; encoded by the coding sequence ATGTTGGGGAGAGGCCTAAAGCGCAAGCTGAGTGACTATGAGGAGAGCATGGCTGGTCTCTCGAGTGCCTTTGACTCCAGCCGAGGTCTGTCCTACCCCCTCAAGAGGCAGCTGGTGCTCAACATGTGCCTCACCAAGCTGCAGACGTACAAAATGCTGGTGGAGCCCAACCTGCACCGCTCCGTGCTCATCGCCAACACCGTGCGCCAGATCCAGGAGGAGatgaggcaggagagcagccagcagccagtgagcatctgccctggcattgctcctgctgctcacagctacCCAGGCATGGAGGCCCCTGgcatctccctgcagctgcccgCTGGTGTTGGTCAGCAGGAGTCCCACTGCTGTGAGCTGCGCTCCGTGGAGGACCCCATTGAGAGCAGCCTGCTGATCGTGTCAGATGATGACATGTCATCTGCTATTTCATCTATTCTGAAGGATTTAGACTTTGTGGAAGATATCAGCCCACCTACCTGTCTGGTTCCTACTGGAGACGACCAGCCAAAGTTTCCAGAAAATACTGGTCTGAAACTAGAAGATGACAGACAGGATTTGAAGGGAGCTGAATGTGTGTTTGGTTCCTTTGAGATTTCAAATTCAACCAGTTACTTGAAGGATTTGGCAATAGATGACATTTTTGAAGATATTGACACTTCAATGTATGATTCAGACTTTTGTTGCCCTCCCCTGATGCCGCCCAGATCACCATCTCTTGCTACAGAAGAACCATTGAAAACCTTCCCATCTTGTAATTCTTCTTCAGCAAACAACATTCAGATATGCAGAACAGATCTGAGTGAGTTGGACCACATCATGGAAATTCTCGTTGGATCCTGA
- the CLBA1 gene encoding uncharacterized protein CLBA1 produces MQNLSAVESLGNADIPHCEPPKDLAAGAGGVSFRGNDCNWNERTSNEEIVNFEATQQSIPAANSEGRSCEEFSESSFSPSEPSGSWGDFESFTESLDKSERFNDNLEVLVSSAVTRGADVGLSSSGGSISISAAHGCAEPSLCHGKQEALGSLSEEDHSYEEIFKLGFPEVFVPQSRECIRSLEQVLDASNEDVWIPELLNNQLCMDSGNLWRALRDFDNAPSSRHPWSKSHCQENLLSVLGVDANQKVVSENQADIFEESNVKDNEDFRFDGFSVNDCKALIQTKLSVSPDSRHGHLFTCNLFLKTTSSNENTEYITIPRKKQIFSTHNLKMKFFSSGVC; encoded by the exons ATGCAGAACTTGTCGGCGGTAGAAAGTCTTGGTAACGCAGACATACCACACTGTGAGCCTCCAAAAGacctggcagctggggcaggtggAGTGTCTTTCCGTGGAAATGACTGTAACTGGAATGAAAGGACAAGCAATGAAGAAATTGTTAATTTTGAAGCAACGCAGCAAAGCATCCCTGCAGCGAACAGCGAAGGGAGAAGTTGTGAGGAGTTTTCCGAGAGCAGCTTTAGTCCCTCAGAACCCAGCGGTTCCTGGGGTGATTTTGAAAGTTTCACGGAGTCCTTAGACAAATCAGAGAGATTCAATGATAACCTCGAAGTTTTGGTGAGTTCAGCAGTAACTCGTGGAGCTGAtgtggggctgagcagcagcggcggcagcatttccatttctgctgcCCACGGGTGTGCGGAGCCATCTCTGTGCCATGGCAAGCAGGAGGCTTTGGGCTCTCTCAGTGAG gAAGACCACAGCTATGAGGAGATCTTCAAGTTGGGCTTTCCAGAAGTCTTTGTGCCACAGTCCAGAGAGTGCATAAGAAGCTTAGAGCAAGTTCTTGATGCAAGTAATGAAGATGTTTGGATTCCTGAACTTTTGAATAATCAACTCTG CATGGATTCTGGAAATTTATGGAGAGCACTGAGGGACTTTGATAATGCCCCCAGCTCAAGACATCCCTGGAGTAAATCTCATTGCCAAGAAAACCTCCTGAGCGTTCTTGGAGTAGATGCAAATCAAAAG GTTGTTTCAGAGAACCAGGCTGACATTTTTGAAGAATCAAATGTCAAAGATAATGAGGACTTTAGGTTTGATGGATTCAGTGTTAATGACTGCAAAGCATTGATCCAGACCAAG CTTTCTGTGTCACCAGACTCCAGACATGGTCACCTTTTCACCTGTAACCTCTTTTTGAAGACCACGTCatcaaatgaaaacacagagtATATAACAATCCcaagaaaaaagcagattttttctACACACAacctaaaaatgaaatttttcagtAGTGGTGTTTGTTGa